In Chryseobacterium lactis, a single genomic region encodes these proteins:
- a CDS encoding cysteine hydrolase family protein produces the protein MENTALLIIDVQNDYFPGGKMELEGAEQAGKNAQKVLQYFRKNNLPVIHIMHVSINEGAAFFLPDTSGVEINSFVSPQNGEKIIIKHFPNSFRETDLLKYLHSKNIKNLVITGMMTDVCVEATTRAAFDFGFHNTIIGDATATRDRELNGQVVKASEIQRSFLAGISALGSLYAGIISTYDFISEK, from the coding sequence ATGGAAAACACTGCACTATTAATTATCGATGTACAAAATGATTATTTTCCAGGAGGGAAAATGGAATTAGAAGGAGCTGAGCAAGCCGGTAAAAATGCACAAAAAGTTTTACAGTATTTTCGGAAGAATAATCTTCCGGTAATCCATATCATGCATGTTTCAATTAATGAAGGAGCTGCTTTTTTTCTTCCGGATACTTCCGGAGTGGAAATAAATTCTTTCGTTTCACCACAAAATGGCGAGAAGATTATTATTAAACATTTCCCCAATAGTTTTAGAGAAACGGATCTTCTGAAGTATCTGCATTCGAAAAATATCAAAAATCTGGTGATTACCGGAATGATGACAGACGTTTGTGTGGAAGCCACTACAAGAGCAGCGTTTGATTTTGGCTTTCACAATACGATTATTGGAGATGCTACAGCAACAAGAGATCGGGAATTAAATGGACAGGTGGTGAAAGCTTCAGAGATTCAAAGGTCTTTTTTAGCTGGGATCTCAGCACTTGGAAGCCTTTATGCCGGTATTATTTCAACCTATGATTTTATCAGCGAAAAATAA
- a CDS encoding Crp/Fnr family transcriptional regulator, which yields MSSLLYQNISRYIELSEEEFRQFAEPFELKKFKKKETVLKEGDYCLFEGFVLNGCFKVYYLNENGFEQALYFAVEGWWITDIDSLINHVPSILNIEALEDSEVLMISKKDKDFLYETMPQIEKLFRIMNQQSSVALQRRILSLTGKTADKRYLEFLEKYPGLEQRLTQQQVASYLGITHEFLSKIRKKLL from the coding sequence ATGTCTAGCCTACTTTACCAAAATATCAGCAGATACATTGAGCTTTCTGAAGAAGAATTCAGGCAGTTTGCTGAACCATTTGAATTGAAAAAATTTAAAAAGAAGGAAACTGTTCTCAAAGAAGGAGATTATTGTCTTTTTGAAGGATTTGTACTGAATGGCTGTTTCAAGGTGTATTACCTGAATGAAAACGGATTTGAGCAGGCTTTATATTTTGCTGTAGAAGGGTGGTGGATTACTGATATTGATAGCCTGATCAATCATGTACCGTCTATATTGAATATTGAAGCACTTGAAGATAGCGAGGTGCTGATGATTTCCAAGAAGGATAAGGATTTTTTGTATGAAACCATGCCCCAGATAGAGAAGCTTTTCAGAATCATGAATCAGCAATCGTCAGTGGCGTTACAGAGAAGAATTCTTTCTTTAACCGGAAAGACAGCTGATAAGCGTTACCTGGAGTTTTTGGAAAAATATCCGGGACTGGAACAACGGCTGACCCAACAGCAAGTTGCCTCTTATTTGGGAATAACCCATGAATTCTTAAGTAAAATCAGAAAAAAACTCTTGTAA
- the ccsA gene encoding cytochrome c biogenesis protein CcsA, whose protein sequence is MKKLQDILISTRTMAVLLLVYAFAMAYATFLENDYGTPTAKALIYEAKWFELIMVLLILNFIGNIARYRLWKREKWPVLVFHLAFVFIFIGGAITRYISFEGTMHIREGETSNEIVTDKNFFKIQIEEKGDVLNYQDVPYLMSPLHKDFSATYDFHGKEIKAFAKEYIQRKKDSLVAEPNGAEYLHLVSTGSTGRQNIYIKPGETKSINGTLVTFNRAIEGAVEFKKEGGQLFIKTPVDASFMTMATQATGNTKKDEFQPLAMRSLYTINELKLVVPEGLKKGRLMAIEGDRKKDANVPDMLQIELQGPKTKQIVDLSVEKGNPNAYKQVTMDGLNIMVGFGPKVYNTPFALKLDDFVMETYPGSSSPSAYESHVKIIDEGKQTPYKIYMNHVLNHKGYRFFQSSFDPDRMGTVLSVNHDYWGTLISYIGYTMLFLGMFIIFFWKGTHFWKLNKMLADANKKKTKVAAVLFLFLSLGLNAQKIETHGTTDGSREHIHVEGDGHNHAPAPEAQNSGNTAPQQNSLAAPLSKMRSISPDEIIARNKITEAHADKFGYLLVQSFEGRIVPINTEALDVLRKLYKKDKFKGTDGKYLTANQWFLSINTDTPSWTMVPMIKVGPKGGDELKKKTKANDDEYTSLMNLFPADANGNLTYILEHDYNTAFRKKPAEQTNYDKEVIAVNERVQIFNEFFSGQFMRIVPVKNDANHTWHSWLDQKFEPDMESQQVMGPYFAEVLTAQKTGDWTKADAELAKLSEYQQKWGKAVVPAKSKVDLEVFMNKADINFKLLIFYTLVGGLLLILGFIELFKPNKVLNKIIKVIIAVGLIGYLCHFLGLVARWYISGHAPWSNGYEAIIFISWVGITAGLFLYRNSNALIPAAGFMVAVIMMGFAHGGSALDPQITPLVPVLKSYWLIVHVAIITSSYGFFALSMIIAVISLVFYIISNKDTYKIHHDTTLKELVIVSEMSLTIGLFALTVGNFLGGIWANESWGRYWSWDPKETWAFISIMVYAFVLHMRLVPGLRSRWAFHVATMFAFCSMVMTYFGVNYYLSGLHSYAAGDPVPVPAWVYIGIATMITLSAVSYFKFKILTKK, encoded by the coding sequence ATGAAGAAGCTCCAAGATATTCTTATCTCAACCAGAACAATGGCTGTATTGTTGCTGGTGTACGCATTTGCAATGGCTTATGCAACGTTCTTAGAAAACGACTACGGAACTCCCACAGCAAAAGCTTTAATTTATGAGGCAAAATGGTTTGAACTGATCATGGTTCTGCTCATTCTCAACTTCATAGGAAATATCGCAAGATACCGACTTTGGAAAAGAGAAAAATGGCCGGTGTTGGTTTTTCACCTTGCCTTTGTTTTCATCTTTATCGGTGGTGCTATTACCAGATACATCAGTTTTGAAGGAACTATGCACATCAGGGAAGGGGAAACATCCAACGAAATCGTAACGGATAAAAACTTCTTTAAAATCCAGATCGAGGAAAAGGGTGATGTTCTTAATTATCAGGATGTTCCTTATTTAATGTCTCCTTTGCACAAGGATTTCAGTGCAACGTATGACTTCCACGGAAAAGAAATAAAAGCTTTTGCAAAGGAATATATTCAAAGGAAAAAAGACAGCCTCGTAGCTGAACCAAACGGTGCTGAATATCTTCACCTTGTTTCAACGGGAAGCACCGGAAGACAGAATATTTATATCAAACCGGGGGAAACGAAATCTATCAACGGAACTTTGGTTACATTCAACAGAGCCATTGAAGGCGCTGTAGAATTCAAAAAAGAAGGGGGTCAATTATTCATCAAAACTCCTGTTGATGCCAGCTTTATGACGATGGCAACACAGGCGACCGGAAATACCAAGAAAGATGAATTTCAGCCTTTGGCAATGAGAAGTTTATATACCATCAACGAATTGAAACTGGTTGTTCCTGAAGGGCTTAAAAAAGGAAGATTGATGGCAATTGAAGGGGATAGAAAGAAAGATGCCAACGTTCCTGATATGCTGCAGATTGAATTACAAGGACCAAAAACAAAGCAGATTGTTGATCTTTCTGTTGAAAAAGGAAATCCAAATGCTTACAAACAGGTTACCATGGATGGTTTAAACATTATGGTTGGTTTCGGACCTAAAGTGTATAATACGCCTTTCGCACTAAAACTTGATGACTTCGTAATGGAAACATATCCGGGAAGTTCATCTCCAAGTGCATATGAAAGTCACGTTAAAATCATTGATGAAGGGAAGCAAACTCCTTATAAAATTTATATGAACCACGTTCTTAACCATAAAGGATACCGTTTCTTCCAGTCAAGTTTTGATCCTGACAGAATGGGAACCGTACTTTCTGTAAACCATGATTACTGGGGAACTTTGATTTCTTACATCGGATACACAATGCTATTCTTAGGAATGTTTATTATTTTCTTCTGGAAAGGAACTCATTTCTGGAAACTGAATAAAATGCTTGCAGATGCCAATAAAAAGAAAACAAAAGTAGCAGCAGTACTTTTCTTGTTTCTAAGCTTAGGCTTAAATGCACAAAAAATTGAGACGCACGGTACCACCGACGGAAGCAGAGAACATATTCATGTTGAAGGTGATGGGCATAATCATGCACCGGCTCCTGAAGCTCAAAATTCAGGAAATACTGCTCCACAACAAAATTCACTCGCCGCTCCGTTAAGCAAAATGAGATCAATTTCTCCAGATGAAATCATTGCTAGAAATAAGATTACTGAAGCCCATGCAGATAAATTTGGGTATCTTTTAGTGCAGAGTTTTGAAGGAAGAATTGTTCCTATCAATACTGAAGCATTAGATGTTTTAAGAAAATTATATAAGAAAGATAAATTCAAAGGTACAGATGGAAAATATCTGACTGCAAACCAATGGTTCCTTTCTATCAATACGGATACTCCAAGCTGGACTATGGTGCCAATGATCAAAGTGGGACCAAAAGGAGGTGACGAACTGAAAAAGAAAACAAAGGCTAATGATGATGAGTATACCTCATTAATGAACCTTTTCCCGGCAGATGCAAATGGTAATCTGACTTATATTTTAGAACACGACTACAATACAGCATTCCGTAAAAAACCTGCTGAGCAGACAAACTATGATAAAGAAGTAATTGCTGTAAATGAAAGAGTACAGATCTTTAATGAGTTTTTCAGTGGCCAATTTATGAGAATTGTTCCCGTGAAAAATGATGCAAATCACACATGGCACTCATGGTTGGATCAGAAATTTGAACCGGACATGGAATCTCAACAGGTAATGGGGCCTTATTTTGCAGAAGTTTTGACTGCTCAGAAAACCGGAGACTGGACCAAAGCAGATGCAGAATTGGCAAAACTTTCAGAATATCAGCAAAAATGGGGTAAAGCAGTTGTTCCTGCAAAATCTAAAGTAGATCTTGAGGTTTTTATGAATAAAGCGGATATTAATTTTAAACTATTAATTTTCTACACTCTTGTTGGAGGGCTTCTTCTCATCTTAGGATTTATTGAATTATTTAAGCCAAATAAAGTATTAAACAAAATCATCAAAGTAATTATTGCCGTTGGTTTAATAGGATATTTATGCCATTTCTTGGGTCTTGTTGCAAGATGGTACATTTCAGGACACGCCCCTTGGAGTAACGGATATGAAGCTATTATATTCATCTCGTGGGTAGGGATTACAGCCGGATTATTCCTGTACAGAAATTCCAATGCATTAATTCCTGCAGCCGGATTTATGGTAGCAGTTATTATGATGGGATTTGCGCACGGAGGTTCAGCGCTTGATCCGCAGATTACGCCGCTTGTTCCGGTATTGAAATCTTACTGGTTGATCGTTCACGTTGCCATTATTACCTCGAGTTACGGTTTCTTTGCTCTATCAATGATTATTGCCGTTATCTCTCTTGTATTTTATATTATTTCAAATAAAGACACGTATAAAATTCACCATGATACAACGTTGAAAGAATTGGTAATTGTTTCTGAAATGTCATTAACAATAGGTCTTTTTGCTTTAACAGTAGGGAACTTCTTAGGAGGAATCTGGGCGAATGAGTCTTGGGGAAGATATTGGAGCTGGGATCCAAAAGAAACATGGGCTTTCATCTCAATTATGGTATATGCTTTCGTATTACACATGAGATTGGTTCCGGGATTAAGAAGCAGATGGGCGTTCCACGTAGCGACGATGTTTGCATTCTGTTCGATGGTAATGACATACTTTGGAGTAAATTATTACTTAAGCGGACTTCACTCCTATGCAGCGGGTGATCCTGTTCCGGTACCAGCATGGGTATACATCGGAATTGCAACCATGATTACCTTATCAGCTGTTTCTTATTTCAAGTTTAAAATATTGACGAAGAAATAA
- a CDS encoding SPFH domain-containing protein yields the protein MEKTLKPMSGYITLVICLALFVASVYFFISGVDQSIVYVIIAMLCFLLSCFFLKGLMIIQPNHSRVLNFFGKYVGSVKENGLFFINPLYSSQKISLRSENLQGQTLKVNDKMGNPIEIAVVIVWKVGDTYKAAFDVERYSDFVKMQSEAAVRHLAMSFPYDNLEDDHAPITLREGGDKINSILEQELTDRLSKAGIVIQEARISHLAYASEIAGAMLQRQQATAIVAARTKIVEGAVGMVDLALKKLSEDNIVELDDERKAAMVSNLMVVLCGEKAATPILNAGTLYN from the coding sequence ATGGAAAAAACATTAAAACCCATGTCGGGTTATATTACGTTAGTGATCTGCCTTGCATTATTTGTTGCATCGGTGTATTTCTTTATTTCCGGAGTAGATCAGAGTATAGTGTACGTTATTATCGCAATGCTTTGCTTTCTGCTTTCGTGTTTCTTTTTAAAAGGCTTAATGATTATTCAACCTAATCATTCAAGAGTATTAAACTTCTTTGGAAAATATGTCGGATCGGTAAAAGAGAACGGATTGTTTTTTATCAATCCTCTTTATTCATCACAGAAAATATCATTGCGTTCTGAAAACTTACAGGGACAGACGCTGAAAGTAAATGATAAAATGGGAAATCCCATTGAAATTGCCGTTGTGATTGTATGGAAAGTAGGAGATACTTATAAGGCAGCATTTGATGTTGAAAGGTATTCAGATTTTGTAAAAATGCAGAGTGAAGCAGCAGTGCGTCATCTGGCGATGAGTTTTCCTTACGACAATCTGGAGGATGATCATGCACCAATCACTTTGAGAGAAGGAGGGGACAAGATCAATTCTATTTTGGAGCAGGAACTTACAGACCGTCTTTCGAAAGCCGGAATTGTGATTCAGGAAGCAAGAATATCTCACTTAGCCTATGCTTCGGAAATTGCAGGAGCAATGCTTCAGAGACAGCAGGCGACTGCGATTGTTGCTGCCAGAACTAAGATTGTAGAAGGAGCTGTAGGAATGGTAGATTTGGCGTTGAAAAAGCTTTCGGAAGATAATATCGTTGAACTTGATGACGAGAGAAAAGCAGCAATGGTCAGCAATTTAATGGTGGTTCTTTGTGGTGAAAAAGCAGCTACACCCATATTAAATGCAGGAACTCTGTATAATTAA
- a CDS encoding Arc family DNA binding domain-containing protein, translated as MKSEKAQNSSENKSKKSFVIRIDESTYKLLEKWANDEFRSVNGQIEYLLHQSLVNSGRKKKE; from the coding sequence ATGAAATCAGAAAAAGCTCAGAACTCTTCCGAAAACAAAAGCAAAAAATCTTTTGTGATAAGAATAGATGAGTCTACTTATAAACTCCTTGAAAAGTGGGCAAATGATGAATTCAGGAGTGTGAATGGGCAGATTGAATATCTGCTGCATCAAAGTCTGGTCAATTCGGGAAGAAAGAAAAAAGAATAA
- the amaB gene encoding L-piperidine-6-carboxylate dehydrogenase — translation MSKKVKDFGIEKSLKNLGIKDENKGTSVGGKYFASGKTIESISPVDGKLIAKVKTSGESDYDKVIETAQKAFQEFRLIPAPKRGEIVRQLGLKLREYKDDLGKLVSYEMGKSLQEGLGEVQEMIDICDFAVGLSRQLQGYTMHSERPGHRMYEQYHPLGVVGIITAFNFPVAVWSWNTALAWICGNVTIWKPSEKTPLCAIACQNIMMEVIKENNLPEGVSSVLVSDHEIGQKLVDDKRVALVSFTGSTRVGRMVSSKVAERFGKSILELGGNNAIIITKEADIDMSIIGAVFGAVGTAGQRCTSTRRLIIHESVYNEVKTRLTKAYGQLKIGNPLDENNHVGPLIDTDAVNQYEEAIKKCKKEGGKFAVEGGVLTGKDYESGCYVKPCVAEVKNSYEIVQHETFAPILYLIKYKTLEEAIAIQNDVPQGLSSAIMTQNLREAELFLSHSGSDCGIANVNIGTSGAEIGGAFGGEKETGGGRESGSDAWKYYMRRQTNTINYTAQLPLAQGIKFDL, via the coding sequence ATGTCAAAAAAAGTAAAGGATTTCGGAATCGAAAAATCACTCAAAAACCTAGGTATTAAAGATGAGAATAAAGGCACTTCTGTAGGCGGAAAATATTTCGCCTCCGGGAAGACCATAGAAAGTATCTCACCTGTAGACGGGAAATTGATTGCTAAAGTAAAAACTTCCGGAGAAAGTGATTATGACAAAGTAATTGAAACTGCTCAAAAGGCATTTCAGGAATTCAGACTGATCCCGGCTCCCAAGAGAGGAGAGATTGTAAGACAATTGGGATTAAAACTAAGAGAATATAAAGACGATCTGGGGAAACTTGTTTCTTATGAAATGGGTAAATCCTTACAGGAAGGACTTGGTGAAGTACAGGAAATGATTGATATCTGTGATTTCGCAGTAGGTCTTTCCAGACAACTTCAGGGATATACGATGCATTCTGAAAGACCTGGTCACAGAATGTACGAGCAATATCATCCGCTTGGGGTGGTGGGAATCATTACAGCATTCAACTTTCCGGTGGCTGTGTGGTCCTGGAATACAGCATTAGCATGGATTTGTGGTAATGTTACCATCTGGAAACCATCAGAAAAAACACCACTTTGTGCTATCGCATGTCAAAATATCATGATGGAGGTCATTAAGGAAAATAACCTTCCTGAAGGCGTTTCAAGTGTTTTGGTATCGGATCATGAAATCGGACAGAAACTGGTTGATGATAAAAGAGTAGCCTTAGTATCTTTCACCGGTTCTACAAGAGTGGGAAGAATGGTTTCTTCTAAAGTAGCTGAAAGATTCGGAAAATCTATTCTTGAATTAGGAGGAAATAACGCTATTATCATTACCAAAGAAGCAGATATTGATATGTCAATTATCGGAGCTGTTTTCGGAGCCGTAGGAACTGCAGGGCAAAGATGTACTTCAACAAGAAGATTGATCATCCACGAAAGTGTATATAATGAAGTAAAAACAAGACTGACAAAAGCTTATGGGCAGCTGAAAATCGGGAATCCATTGGATGAAAACAACCACGTAGGTCCACTGATTGATACTGACGCTGTAAACCAATACGAAGAAGCGATCAAGAAATGTAAAAAAGAAGGAGGTAAATTCGCTGTTGAAGGCGGAGTTTTAACCGGAAAAGATTACGAATCAGGTTGCTACGTAAAACCATGTGTTGCAGAAGTGAAAAACTCGTACGAAATTGTTCAGCACGAAACCTTTGCCCCGATTTTATATTTAATCAAATACAAAACATTAGAAGAGGCAATTGCCATTCAGAATGATGTTCCTCAGGGACTTTCTTCTGCAATCATGACGCAAAATCTTAGAGAAGCAGAATTATTCCTTTCTCATTCAGGTTCAGACTGTGGTATTGCTAACGTTAATATTGGAACTTCAGGAGCTGAAATCGGAGGTGCATTCGGAGGTGAAAAAGAAACCGGAGGCGGAAGAGAATCAGGATCTGACGCCTGGAAGTACTATATGAGAAGACAAACTAATACTATAAATTATACCGCACAACTTCCTTTAGCACAAGGGATTAAATTTGATTTATAA
- the lat gene encoding L-lysine 6-transaminase, giving the protein MEQTLDIKANKVKETVGKHVLADGFDFVMDIEKSHGSWLYDKLTDREYLDMFSMFASASVGYNHPYLVERSEWLGRMAVNKPTLADVYSEEYAHFLEVFERVVIPEELQYAFFIEGGTLGVENAMKACFDWKTRKNFEKGLQTEAGICIHFKQAFHGRSGYTLSLTNTSDPRKYQYFPMFNWPRILNPKLTFPITEENLEETIKNENLALIQIEEAILMNPDKVACIIIEPIQAEGGDNHFRDEFLLGLRRICDTNEILLIFDEVQTGIAITGKMWAFQHFTAKPDIISFGKKAQVCGVLANKEKFDQVPNNVFRESSRINSTFGGNFIDMLRFQLVMEVIENENLVENARVVGNFLLDSLKALAEKYPEKISNARGRGLMCAVDLPSAAQRNHLMNELFNDGLIILPCGDQSLRFRPHLNVTQEEIQLALDKIENNINKI; this is encoded by the coding sequence ATGGAACAGACATTAGATATAAAAGCAAATAAAGTAAAAGAAACAGTAGGAAAACACGTTTTGGCAGACGGTTTTGATTTTGTGATGGATATTGAGAAATCACACGGATCATGGCTTTACGACAAATTGACAGACAGAGAGTATCTGGATATGTTCTCTATGTTTGCTTCAGCTTCCGTTGGATACAATCATCCGTATCTTGTAGAAAGATCGGAATGGCTGGGGAGAATGGCTGTAAACAAACCTACCTTAGCTGATGTTTATTCGGAGGAATATGCTCACTTTTTGGAAGTTTTCGAAAGAGTGGTTATTCCTGAAGAATTACAATATGCTTTCTTTATCGAAGGTGGAACTTTAGGAGTGGAGAATGCCATGAAAGCATGCTTCGACTGGAAGACCCGCAAAAATTTTGAAAAAGGACTTCAGACTGAAGCTGGAATCTGTATTCATTTCAAACAAGCTTTCCACGGAAGAAGTGGTTATACTTTAAGTTTAACCAATACTTCAGATCCAAGAAAGTATCAATATTTCCCAATGTTCAATTGGCCAAGGATTTTAAATCCGAAATTGACATTCCCGATCACAGAAGAAAACCTGGAAGAAACCATCAAAAACGAAAATCTTGCTTTAATTCAGATCGAAGAAGCTATTTTGATGAATCCGGATAAAGTGGCTTGTATCATCATCGAGCCTATCCAGGCTGAAGGAGGTGACAACCATTTCAGAGATGAATTCTTATTGGGATTAAGAAGAATCTGTGACACCAACGAAATCTTACTTATTTTTGACGAAGTTCAGACAGGGATCGCTATTACAGGAAAAATGTGGGCATTCCAGCACTTTACAGCCAAACCGGATATTATTTCTTTCGGTAAAAAAGCTCAGGTTTGCGGAGTCTTAGCCAATAAAGAAAAATTTGACCAGGTTCCTAACAATGTTTTCAGAGAAAGCTCAAGAATTAACTCTACTTTCGGAGGAAACTTTATTGATATGCTTCGTTTTCAGCTAGTGATGGAAGTGATTGAAAACGAAAACCTTGTTGAGAATGCAAGAGTCGTTGGAAATTTCCTGTTAGACAGTTTGAAAGCACTTGCTGAAAAATATCCGGAGAAAATTTCTAATGCCAGAGGAAGAGGATTGATGTGTGCCGTTGATCTGCCATCTGCAGCCCAGAGAAATCATCTGATGAACGAACTATTCAATGATGGTTTGATCATTCTTCCGTGTGGTGATCAGTCTTTACGATTCAGACCACACCTGAATGTAACACAGGAAGAAATCCAATTGGCACTGGATAAAATTGAAAATAATATTAATAAAATTTAA
- a CDS encoding DUF2007 domain-containing protein has translation MERSTRVSVYESDNPSEIQLVKSKLDDAQITNSVENGYLTFTTTPTATSLKLMVDLDNEKKAFEIIDAFLQQNEKQ, from the coding sequence ATGGAAAGAAGTACGAGAGTGTCTGTTTATGAAAGTGACAACCCTTCAGAAATTCAGTTGGTTAAGTCTAAATTGGATGATGCACAAATTACAAACTCAGTTGAAAATGGTTATCTTACATTTACTACAACACCGACTGCTACGTCGTTGAAATTAATGGTGGATTTAGATAATGAAAAGAAGGCATTCGAAATAATTGATGCTTTCCTTCAACAAAATGAAAAACAATAA
- a CDS encoding GNAT family N-acetyltransferase, translating to MNPEIKLRKAEIEDRDIIWKIIQQSIERRKQDGSTQWQNGYPNQDTVESDITKGFAYVLTVDGEIAVYAALILNDEPAYSSIEGAWLSDGEFVVVHRIAIDEKFAGQGMTKKLFDHIEDFTRSHGIQSVKVDTNYDNIAMLKILESKGYSYCGEVLLKDGMRKAFEKIII from the coding sequence ATGAATCCAGAAATTAAACTAAGAAAAGCGGAAATTGAAGACCGGGACATTATTTGGAAAATCATCCAGCAGTCTATTGAAAGAAGAAAACAGGATGGCAGCACGCAATGGCAAAACGGATATCCTAACCAGGATACCGTGGAAAGTGATATTACAAAAGGATTCGCATATGTTTTGACGGTAGACGGAGAAATTGCTGTATACGCAGCACTCATACTTAATGACGAACCGGCTTACAGTTCTATTGAAGGAGCATGGCTCAGTGACGGAGAATTTGTTGTGGTTCACAGAATCGCCATCGATGAAAAATTTGCAGGACAGGGGATGACCAAAAAGCTTTTTGATCATATTGAAGATTTTACCAGATCTCACGGAATTCAGAGTGTAAAAGTAGACACCAACTATGATAATATTGCCATGCTGAAGATCCTTGAAAGCAAAGGATATTCTTATTGTGGAGAGGTTCTTTTAAAAGACGGAATGAGGAAAGCTTTTGAAAAGATTATAATTTAG
- a CDS encoding transcriptional regulator, translating into MHQSIEIDEKIFQDAVKFYGTVFSLPPLASKIYSYLLFDYEKVGITFDEFVEVLSASKSSVSTSISLLLNAQLIVDHNKMDERKRYFFINDEYKKIRFEKIVQKMQDELKLLDDFNNFKKSNDDGYNERIENYKALLNKNIQNIQESLNKL; encoded by the coding sequence ATGCACCAAAGTATAGAAATTGATGAAAAAATTTTTCAGGATGCCGTAAAATTCTATGGCACCGTGTTCAGCTTACCCCCTTTAGCTTCAAAAATTTATTCCTACCTTCTTTTTGATTATGAGAAAGTAGGAATTACTTTTGACGAGTTTGTTGAAGTGCTCTCTGCGAGCAAAAGCTCTGTTTCTACAAGCATTTCATTACTGTTGAATGCACAGCTTATCGTAGACCACAACAAAATGGATGAGCGGAAACGATATTTTTTTATCAATGACGAATACAAGAAAATTCGATTCGAAAAAATTGTCCAGAAGATGCAGGACGAACTAAAACTACTAGATGATTTTAACAATTTTAAAAAAAGTAACGACGATGGATATAACGAAAGAATAGAAAATTACAAAGCACTCTTAAACAAAAACATACAAAATATTCAGGAATCTCTTAATAAACTATAA